In Halorientalis sp. LT38, a genomic segment contains:
- a CDS encoding acyl-CoA dehydrogenase family protein, translating into MSFTDGFAESETHRMMRETAREVASDYDDTYWRQVSEGMAPTEFWQDCADAGFLGVTVPEEYGGEGMGISELTTIVEELVAHGSMGAEMLFVVNVVFGAVTLTEHGTEEQKEELLEPLVNGDLNFCMALTEPNAGHNAPNLDTVAAEQEDGTFLIDGSKQWISGVDEADRMLLVARTTPKDAVAKRTQGITLFLVDPQDENVERRELDVGIPTPEKQFELSFDGYEASADDIIGTRDMGLYQLFDTVNPERLVGAAGAIGVGRNAIERAVDYASDRVVFDEPIGAHQAIQHPLADSYSKIQAAKLLVQKAAWMLDETDGTEGMKKTAEISNMAKLRATEAGHEATDVTLQTHGGNGFSRDYMIVEMWKGSRLGTVAPGSSQMMRNHIAEHTLGLPRSY; encoded by the coding sequence ATGTCATTCACAGACGGGTTCGCGGAGTCGGAGACGCATCGGATGATGCGCGAGACGGCGCGTGAAGTGGCGAGCGACTACGACGACACGTACTGGCGGCAGGTGTCGGAGGGGATGGCACCGACGGAGTTCTGGCAGGACTGTGCGGACGCGGGGTTTCTCGGCGTCACGGTGCCGGAGGAGTACGGCGGCGAGGGGATGGGGATCTCGGAGCTGACGACGATCGTGGAGGAACTGGTCGCCCACGGGAGCATGGGCGCGGAGATGCTGTTCGTGGTCAACGTGGTCTTCGGGGCGGTGACGCTGACCGAACACGGGACCGAGGAGCAAAAGGAGGAACTGCTCGAGCCGCTGGTGAACGGTGACCTCAACTTCTGTATGGCGCTGACCGAGCCGAACGCGGGGCACAACGCGCCGAACCTGGACACGGTCGCGGCGGAGCAGGAAGATGGGACCTTCCTGATCGACGGGTCGAAACAGTGGATCAGCGGCGTCGACGAGGCCGATCGGATGCTGCTGGTGGCGCGGACGACGCCCAAGGACGCGGTGGCGAAGCGGACGCAGGGGATTACGCTCTTTTTGGTCGACCCGCAGGACGAGAACGTCGAGCGGCGGGAACTCGACGTGGGCATCCCGACGCCGGAGAAGCAGTTCGAGCTGTCATTCGACGGCTACGAGGCGAGCGCGGACGACATCATCGGCACGCGAGACATGGGGCTGTACCAGCTGTTCGACACCGTGAACCCGGAACGGCTGGTCGGGGCGGCCGGCGCCATCGGTGTGGGACGCAACGCGATCGAGCGGGCGGTCGACTACGCCAGCGATCGGGTGGTGTTCGACGAGCCGATCGGGGCCCACCAGGCGATCCAGCATCCACTGGCGGACTCGTACTCGAAGATCCAGGCGGCGAAGTTACTGGTGCAGAAGGCGGCCTGGATGCTGGACGAGACCGACGGGACCGAGGGCATGAAGAAGACGGCGGAGATCTCGAACATGGCGAAACTGCGCGCGACGGAGGCGGGCCACGAGGCGACGGACGTCACGCTCCAGACCCACGGCGGCAACGGATTCAGCCGCGATTACATGATCGTCGAGATGTGGAAGGGGAGTCGGCTGGGGACGGTCGCGCCGGGCTCCTCGCAGATGATGCGCAACCACATCGCCGAACACACGCTGGGGCTGCCCAGGTCCTACTGA
- a CDS encoding DUF6789 family protein: MADRDTGTNRDEFDRDVQGRTAQPDFDHLTGIVTDGIIGALGGLVGTAAMSVGLFVAAALGVFDTAAFGTLSDLTGLGVVFPGQAVTVGYLIFVAGGMVIWPLLFVSTAGYLPGETFATKGLSFGFVLWTGFVLAFVGDVGVGRGAITIALYAVTTLLSHFAYGFTLGAVFDYLSNRPETLV, encoded by the coding sequence ATGGCCGACAGGGACACGGGGACGAACCGGGACGAGTTCGACCGGGACGTGCAGGGCAGGACCGCCCAGCCGGACTTCGATCACCTGACGGGGATCGTCACGGACGGGATCATCGGCGCCCTCGGGGGACTCGTCGGCACCGCGGCGATGAGCGTCGGGCTCTTCGTGGCGGCGGCGCTGGGCGTGTTCGACACGGCCGCGTTCGGGACGCTCTCGGACCTGACGGGGCTCGGCGTGGTCTTCCCCGGCCAGGCAGTGACGGTCGGCTACCTCATCTTCGTGGCCGGCGGGATGGTGATCTGGCCGCTGTTGTTCGTCTCGACTGCGGGCTATCTCCCAGGGGAGACGTTCGCGACGAAGGGGCTCTCCTTCGGATTCGTCCTCTGGACGGGGTTCGTCCTGGCGTTCGTCGGCGACGTGGGCGTCGGTCGCGGCGCGATCACCATCGCGCTCTACGCGGTGACGACGCTGTTGAGCCACTTCGCCTACGGCTTCACGCTGGGCGCTGTCTTCGACTACCTCTCGAACCGCCCGGAGACGCTGGTGTGA
- a CDS encoding DUF7282 domain-containing protein encodes MQRRLLSALVGVLALAVLGAGVAVAHGNHVTANPQLSANGTVVIEEAVLSTEGYLVLRADDGGDPGRVVGVRPLDAGRHTGVTVRADPDYWANVSGNRTLWAVLHADGDGGDGGFDPEVDRQLRWLGGPAGERISVARASRPASVVTRGAGPIENGTVPVIAATLADRGHLVVHELENGTLGRPLGARTLPAGRHTDVGISVNASGLGERALLAVAIHADDGDGRFDPEADRPVRVAGNPVASRYERLPDRRDPIGVNTPTPDSGGGGETAAGTGTAGPDDGPTKTARDGAGAGAPAAVVAVGLTAWIARRSV; translated from the coding sequence ATGCAGCGGCGTCTCCTGTCCGCGCTCGTCGGGGTGCTCGCGCTGGCTGTGCTGGGGGCCGGCGTCGCCGTCGCGCACGGCAACCACGTCACGGCGAACCCACAACTGTCGGCGAACGGGACCGTGGTGATCGAGGAGGCGGTCCTCTCGACGGAGGGGTACCTCGTCCTGCGTGCCGACGACGGCGGCGACCCGGGCCGGGTCGTCGGCGTCCGCCCGCTCGACGCGGGCCGCCACACCGGCGTCACCGTCCGGGCCGACCCGGACTACTGGGCGAACGTCAGTGGAAATCGGACTCTCTGGGCCGTGCTGCACGCCGACGGCGACGGCGGCGACGGCGGGTTCGACCCCGAGGTGGACCGCCAGCTCAGGTGGCTCGGGGGTCCCGCGGGCGAGCGGATATCTGTCGCGCGCGCGTCGCGACCCGCGTCGGTCGTCACCCGTGGTGCGGGCCCGATCGAGAACGGGACCGTGCCCGTCATTGCGGCGACGCTCGCCGACCGGGGCCACCTCGTCGTTCACGAACTCGAGAACGGAACCCTCGGTCGCCCCCTGGGCGCCCGGACGCTGCCGGCCGGCCGGCACACCGACGTCGGGATCAGCGTGAACGCCTCCGGACTGGGCGAACGGGCGCTCCTCGCGGTCGCGATCCACGCCGACGACGGCGACGGCCGGTTCGACCCCGAAGCCGACCGCCCGGTCAGGGTCGCCGGGAACCCGGTCGCCAGCCGGTACGAGCGGCTGCCCGACCGGCGCGACCCGATCGGCGTGAACACCCCGACGCCCGATTCCGGCGGGGGCGGGGAGACCGCAGCGGGGACCGGAACGGCAGGTCCCGACGACGGGCCGACGAAGACCGCCCGGGACGGGGCAGGCGCGGGCGCTCCGGCCGCCGTCGTCGCCGTCGGGCTTACGGCGTGGATCGCGCGCCGATCGGTGTGA
- a CDS encoding DUF7350 domain-containing protein yields MNRRAVLRVGAGLVGAGVVGGCLETETRSVREPDLVEDRPDAVYYPTHSEGMEMVGSASAGEYEVAAMYSYPHRFWTVTGTETTAKPIEDRHAMHLMAVVWDPDTETVLPNAGLSLELTRDGSLVSQENIYPMLSQPMGLHYGNNVEGDGDGTYTAAISIGSIPTEQVRRTGEFQGRFAEPTTAEIEFEFSESARDDLPFETFDDRAGERAALEPMDTMAPSATVRSESDLPGEVRGTAESGDARFVVTLHDEPPAGVDGDGRYLAVFAHTPYNRMVLPAMGLSGSLAGESLSLEPTLDPELGYHYGSAVTEVSAGDRLGIAVETPPQLARHEGFETAFLEMPDAEVRL; encoded by the coding sequence ATGAACAGACGTGCTGTCCTCCGGGTGGGGGCCGGACTCGTCGGTGCGGGGGTCGTCGGTGGCTGTCTGGAGACGGAGACGCGCTCCGTGCGCGAACCGGACCTGGTCGAAGACCGCCCGGACGCGGTCTACTACCCGACTCACTCCGAGGGGATGGAGATGGTCGGCTCGGCGAGCGCCGGCGAGTACGAGGTCGCCGCGATGTACAGCTACCCCCACCGATTCTGGACCGTCACGGGCACCGAGACGACGGCGAAGCCGATCGAGGACCGCCACGCGATGCACCTGATGGCGGTCGTCTGGGACCCCGACACGGAGACCGTCCTCCCGAACGCCGGGCTGTCGCTCGAACTCACCAGGGACGGGTCGCTGGTCTCACAGGAGAACATTTACCCGATGCTCTCCCAGCCGATGGGGCTGCACTACGGGAACAACGTCGAGGGCGACGGCGACGGGACCTACACCGCCGCGATCAGCATCGGCTCGATCCCGACCGAACAGGTCCGCCGGACCGGCGAGTTCCAGGGTCGGTTCGCCGAGCCGACGACCGCCGAGATCGAGTTCGAGTTCAGCGAGAGCGCGCGCGACGACCTGCCCTTCGAGACGTTCGACGACCGCGCGGGCGAACGCGCTGCCCTCGAACCGATGGACACGATGGCACCCAGTGCCACCGTCCGTTCCGAGTCCGACCTGCCGGGCGAGGTTCGAGGGACCGCCGAGAGCGGGGACGCACGATTCGTCGTCACGCTCCACGACGAGCCGCCGGCGGGCGTCGACGGCGACGGCCGGTACCTGGCGGTGTTCGCGCACACCCCGTACAACCGGATGGTCCTCCCCGCGATGGGGCTGTCGGGGTCGCTGGCCGGCGAATCGCTGTCGCTCGAACCGACGCTCGACCCGGAACTCGGCTATCACTACGGGAGCGCCGTCACGGAGGTGTCCGCAGGCGATCGGCTGGGAATCGCCGTGGAGACGCCGCCGCAACTGGCCCGACACGAGGGGTTCGAGACGGCGTTCCTGGAGATGCCCGACGCGGAGGTGCGGCTGTGA
- a CDS encoding DUF7405 family protein, with translation MGGASALSACLGRAPRAGEPVPGGVADPDTLPDRQHAWNDRVRRDEHGNVQLPRHHTFLYLDLDADGTPTGADRETVEAALGTLDRAYERSNEGLVYSIAYSPSYFDRYEASLPESVDLPEPRRLSGFENPTFDTQDALLHVASDRAAVVLEAEAALFGDRGEANGVAVDAKLADVASVDDRRTGFFGPGMPAERQTSGGEPINGIPDSLPVPEQSPLFMGFAAGFAGNQATEDYVTIRDGPFAGGTTKHVSNLRQRLGDWYDEQDFEARVMEMFSPTHGAEDLVEGVGENLGGDSGIDAVLDPDAIRESIAEHGRVGHAQKAARANRDDDGNVRILRRHVESTDDDVASLHFPSLQRRISTFEDVRTAMNGADLTDEPAIRQRVNNGILEYVFVQHRGNFLVPPRRHRALPRPRPD, from the coding sequence ATGGGCGGTGCGAGCGCCCTGAGCGCCTGCCTCGGTCGCGCCCCGCGCGCGGGAGAACCCGTTCCCGGGGGCGTCGCGGATCCCGACACCCTCCCCGACCGCCAGCACGCCTGGAACGACCGGGTCCGGCGCGACGAACACGGCAACGTCCAGTTACCCCGCCACCACACCTTTCTGTACCTCGATCTCGACGCCGACGGCACCCCGACTGGGGCGGACCGGGAGACCGTCGAGGCGGCGCTCGGGACGCTGGACCGGGCCTACGAGCGGAGCAACGAGGGGCTGGTGTACTCGATCGCCTACTCCCCCTCGTACTTCGACCGGTACGAAGCGTCCCTCCCCGAGAGCGTCGACCTCCCCGAACCGCGACGGCTCTCCGGGTTCGAGAACCCCACCTTCGACACGCAGGACGCGCTCTTGCACGTGGCCAGCGACCGCGCGGCCGTCGTCCTCGAAGCCGAGGCGGCACTCTTCGGTGATCGCGGCGAGGCCAACGGCGTCGCGGTCGACGCGAAACTCGCCGACGTCGCGTCCGTCGACGACCGGCGGACGGGCTTTTTCGGGCCCGGGATGCCCGCCGAACGCCAGACGAGCGGCGGCGAACCGATCAACGGCATCCCCGACTCGCTCCCGGTCCCCGAACAGTCCCCGCTGTTCATGGGCTTCGCGGCGGGGTTTGCCGGCAACCAGGCGACGGAGGACTACGTCACGATCCGGGACGGCCCCTTCGCGGGCGGGACGACCAAGCACGTCTCGAACCTCCGCCAGCGTCTCGGGGACTGGTACGACGAGCAGGACTTCGAGGCGCGGGTCATGGAGATGTTCAGTCCGACCCACGGGGCCGAGGACCTCGTCGAGGGCGTCGGTGAGAACCTGGGTGGCGACAGCGGGATCGACGCGGTGCTCGACCCGGACGCCATCCGGGAGTCGATCGCCGAGCACGGCCGGGTCGGTCACGCCCAGAAGGCCGCGCGCGCGAACCGCGACGACGATGGCAACGTCCGCATCCTCCGCCGGCACGTCGAGTCCACCGACGACGACGTCGCCAGCCTCCACTTCCCCTCGCTGCAACGGCGTATCTCGACCTTCGAAGACGTCCGGACCGCGATGAACGGGGCCGACCTGACCGACGAGCCGGCGATCCGCCAGCGGGTCAACAACGGCATCCTCGAGTACGTCTTCGTCCAGCACCGCGGGAACTTCCTCGTGCCGCCGCGGCGCCACCGGGCGCTGCCGCGTCCGCGACCTGACTGA
- a CDS encoding UPF0058 family protein, with protein MRKDELLYLHQLLAVTERTLEARGVSDADAVAQPIVSPVAAHASKAEHELAVRTLAATLATSVRDADEQRDGDRARQASS; from the coding sequence ATGCGGAAAGACGAACTCCTCTATCTCCACCAGTTGCTCGCGGTGACCGAACGCACGCTCGAGGCCCGCGGCGTGAGCGACGCCGACGCGGTCGCCCAGCCGATCGTCTCCCCGGTCGCCGCCCACGCATCGAAGGCCGAACACGAACTGGCCGTCCGGACGCTCGCGGCGACGCTCGCCACGTCCGTCCGGGACGCCGACGAGCAGCGCGACGGCGACCGCGCGCGTCAGGCCTCCTCGTGA